The genomic stretch GTTCCCTGTGCAAAAACAGATAAAATAAATCTTATTTAATTGCGTATTTAACTTCTGGTATTCAGCAATATATGTTCCGTATATAAAAAAAATACTCTTTTGATAGCAAAGGTATTTTATATTGAGATTTCGTGAAAAATTAACGATATTTCGTTACTATTTGTTTTTGGTATAGATGTTGAAATAGACTTATTTTACAAGCTCATACAAATCTAAGTTTGCAAAATATTTATATTTACAAAAAAACAGAAAGAACCGAAAGTGGAATAAGGCTGTTTATACCAATTGTAATATTATATCTTTTAATTTGGAAGTCACCACTTTTTCCGTTTTTCTACATTTAAAATTTGAACCTTATATATTGCTATACATAAAATATTAAATTTGTAAAAAAAAGATAAATTAATATGTAATTTCAAAATTAATTTGGTATTAATTGAGCAAATTATATTTTTTCATTTTTGAACATAAAGTAGAAAATGGTATCCCTAATTTTCTAGCTGTTTTAGATTTATTATAATCGTTTAATTCTAAAGCTGTTGTAATAGCATGTATTTCAAATTCTTGTAATTGCTGATTTAAGTTGTTTGCCGAAGAGCTATTAAAAATTTCTGTTTGTTTATAGTTTCGTATTTCAAATGGTATATCAGAATACTTAATAGTGTCATTTTCAGAAATTAGTATAAGCCGTTCTGTAAGATTTTTTAGTTCACGAACATTACCAAGGAATGGGTAATTGTTAAGAACATTATACACTTCTTTTTTGGTAATAATATTTTTCTCAGGCCTTAATTTATTAACAAAAAAATCGTATGTAAATTTAATATCAGTTTTTCTTTCTCGTAATGGAGGCAAATTTAATGGAAAAATATTTAACCGAAAATATAAATCTTGCCTGAATTTTCCTTGACTAACAAGTTTAGCCAAATCTACTTTTGTAGATGCTATTACACGCACATCAATTTTTATAGTTTCAGTTCCTCCAACCTTTTCTATTTCACCTTCTTCAAGTACTCTAAGAAGTTTTACTTGCAAGTTGTAAGGCATATCGTCAATATCATCAAGATATAGAGTTCCTTTGTTTGCTAATTCAAACCGTCCTATTTTTTCTTCTGCTGCTCCTGTGAATGCTCCTTTTACGTGTCCAAAAAGTTCACTTTCAAATATTTCTCTGGATAATATTGCACAGCTTACTTTAATAAAGGCTTTATTGTTACGATTGCTGTTATAATGAATTATATTTGTAAGAAGTTCTTTACCTGTACCTGTTTCTCCAGTAATAAGAACTGTTGAGTTTGTGTTTACGACTTTTTTAACAAGATTAAAAAGGTATTCTTTTTCTTGGCTATTACCTATAAATG from Bacteroidota bacterium encodes the following:
- a CDS encoding sigma-54-dependent Fis family transcriptional regulator; this translates as MTLMTIYVVDDVRIFRVGLVDELRDEGYTVYEFANAESALAQIKQVKPDVILSDIKMPGMGGMALMNKVRNLYNDIIFVIITAYATIDTAIEAIKLGAYDYLIKPFEIDKLLITLSHIKECKSLKEENKELKKEISKIFDFSSFIGNSQEKEYLFNLVKKVVNTNSTVLITGETGTGKELLTNIIHYNSNRNNKAFIKVSCAILSREIFESELFGHVKGAFTGAAEEKIGRFELANKGTLYLDDIDDMPYNLQVKLLRVLEEGEIEKVGGTETIKIDVRVIASTKVDLAKLVSQGKFRQDLYFRLNIFPLNLPPLRERKTDIKFTYDFFVNKLRPEKNIITKKEVYNVLNNYPFLGNVRELKNLTERLILISENDTIKYSDIPFEIRNYKQTEIFNSSSANNLNQQLQEFEIHAITTALELNDYNKSKTARKLGIPFSTLCSKMKKYNLLN